The Streptomyces capitiformicae genome contains the following window.
CCATCGCCCCAGCGGCACGACTGCCCGCGGCTATGACAGCGGCAGTAGACGTGATGGGCCCCTTCTCAGGAGCCATGGGGGCAGTAGGGACAACGGGTTCAGATAGGTGTCCGCTCTGCGTAGGCCCCAGTGCAGGCAGGCTGTCGGGCAGTGGGAGGGGGAGGGCTCCAGGGTGCCCAGGATGGTGCCTGCTGCCACCTCGTCGCCCTTCTTCACGGACACCCGTACCGGTTCGTAGGTCGTGCGCAGGGGCGGGTCACCCGTGTTGGTCAGTTCGATCGCGATGACTCCTCGGCCTGCCACTCGGCCGGCGAAGGACACGCGGCCGGTGGCGACCGCTTGTACCGGAGACCCAGCGGGGGCGGACAGGTCGACGCCTCGGTGGCCTCTGGCGTAGGGGGTCGGCGGTGGGTCCCAGGCGTGGACCACCAGGGGGCGCAGGCCCACGGGCCAGGCGCGGCCGAGGGCGGGGACCGGCCCCTCGGCGTTCCGCGGACCCGAACCCGCTCCCGCCGCCGGTGTGATCGGGAGCAGCGCCGTCAGGCACAACAGCAACGCCGACCACGTCCACACCAGTCGTTTCGTTCGCTCGTCAGACATGCGGGA
Protein-coding sequences here:
- a CDS encoding murein hydrolase activator EnvC family protein, producing MSDERTKRLVWTWSALLLCLTALLPITPAAGAGSGPRNAEGPVPALGRAWPVGLRPLVVHAWDPPPTPYARGHRGVDLSAPAGSPVQAVATGRVSFAGRVAGRGVIAIELTNTGDPPLRTTYEPVRVSVKKGDEVAAGTILGTLEPSPSHCPTACLHWGLRRADTYLNPLSLLPPWLLRRGPSRLLPLS